The nucleotide window TCCTGATATGAGAAGAATTTTGAGGGAACTTCTCATCTGCAATGATGGATCTGTGAGATGGAATCGGTTAGAGCGCCTGGTAGGTCATTCTAATTCTTAAGAATTTGTTTCTCTTTCACACGATCTGTTCATGCTTAAACCGGAAGAATTTTTGTTCTCAATAAGGGAATCATTATTTTTATGCAAAGATTTGTATGTATTAATGCATGCATCATTGTGATATACAAGTATATTCATGCTACTGGTAACCTTGGGTTGAATCTTGATGTTGTATGTTCTTTGAATTAGAGCCACAGAAATGGACTGTGTCCCATGTAACAAATGGTTGATCTAGCATGATGAGCTGGTCTCAAATAGTGTGATTGTGATAATAGTTACCTTTTTATTGATCTTGTGTGTGATTGTGATAGTAGTTTGCTTTTTTATGATCTTGTGTCTTTAGTAGTGCTTGGCTATTAACTCTCCCATTATTCGCAATCTAGTATAGCATGAGATCAGTTTTGTGGTCACTGATATGCAGTGTCTAATCCTTGCTTATGAGTATGCAAAACTTTTTGAGTTGGTACTCAAAATTTGACAGATTCTCTAGGCCAATTTACTTGCATTAATATATTACTTCGATCCTATCAGgggtttttttattttaatgaaaaaaaattaactatgttttgatggtTATTTGTACTGTTGAGTATGACTTTAGGTGGTTGAGTATAACATGGATTTGATTAGTTTGTCACATCCATAAATGCTGCCCATTCAGAAACTATTCCTGTCTTTTTCCAGATAGTGGCGATATCTGAACAGGCTTCGGAGTCTGCAGGAGAGGCCTCTAATTCTGAAgcaaattcttcaaataccttggAATGGAAATCATTTGATATGCGTGCTGTTGTTGGTGCCACGGATGATCTTTTGCATTTCATTCTATCTGAAAAGGGTTGGAGGGTGCGTGTTTTCCTTGTCCGGGATATGATTAAGGTGGCTGATGTTATTTTAGAAGATGAAGTTGTTGGTTACATTTTAGATGAGAAACATGAAGAAAGAGAGGAATCTAAGTCTGAGGTTTGTCTAAACCCCCTTCATTGCATTAGGAGGAGACCCTCAAATTAATTCAAGTATACGCTGATGTAAGTGATGATTTATTATTTGTTCTTCAATCCCCAATATTGCAGGGCCATTCAATGTTCATGAGGGTGGTTAATGGATTTCAATATCTACGCCAAGCAGTAAGGTTGGCTCCAGAGATGTGGTCAGCAATGCTTATACGAATGGTATTGAAGCCCGAGTTTCATAGAtttactcttgaaattattttagCCTTTTCCATACATTTTAGCCATAAACTTCCTCAGACTTTTTGGACTTGTATTTCTAGACTTATGCATGAGATGGCAAGAAACTATAGATTTAATGATCTATAAGAGGAATAATCTTTCATTAGTAGTATTTGATACACACCAAAGAAATGCATCATCTCTTTTATGATTTCATGTATCAGCTTTTCTGACAGTGCATATGCTTGAAACCCTTCATGTCCAAGTTCTCTCTAGAGCTCCCTGGTTTGGGATGCAAATCAGAAAGTATGGAGAAATCTCATTTCTATGTCCTGCTTCCTAGATGTTATTTTTGTTGGATGTCAATGGAGGAAAATTGAGAACATACCATTGTGATCCCTTGCAAATGTTTTGGCCTCAACAATTGAATGGAGATAGGTGGTTGGTAATGGAAGTGGAGCTTGGTACTTGAGCCTGCCATTATTCTTCTCTTATTTGGTTGGATTGagatttgatttgaaatttttattttagtattGTTGAGCTAAAGCTATTTGAGTTCACAATCTCAAATTTTGCTATGAAGTCATAGGAACTTAGCTTCCTTCATTCCCTATCAGAAAGACATGAGAGGTGAAAGTAGGGCTGGCAAGGCTGGTTTTGGGCTCTTTAGGGTTTTTTCAATCTTGGTTTAGTTTCGATTTCACTTCAATTTCAATTTTgagtaaatttaaatttcatctaTAATTAAACTAGTCAGTATTTGATTTCAAATTTGAATTGCTCTGAATTTAAGCCGGTATCTAATCACACAGATTATGTGTCTCATTAGCACATTGTTTTCCTCGATGCAAGAGAACATTTTTAGAGgaaattagattaaaaaaaaaaatttgtatttAATAAAAGTTTGATATGTATAAGAATTTAAcagtttttaaattaaatatttatattaaaatttatatattgtgaattaaaatgtataaacatttaatttaaaaatgattAACATTTGAAAAATTGTTGTGAATTAATGGTAAGAAGGtggtttttatataaataatagaATCATAGTTGATGATTTTATTAGAGTAGGTGATTGGTAAGTAATCATATCTTTGTCCTCATTCATATGGACTGATCaatacaaaatatctcaaattagTAATTAAATCAACGAAGCAACAGAGACGTCAATAGCTTTTATGTAAAAATTcataagattaaaaaaaattataaattagataaatctttaatttttttttttttggtttttgatGGAAATAaacaaattgaattgaaaaattaaattttttaaaaaatattaatcacatcaactcaataaaaaaataaattaaaactattaaatttaattttttaattataattaatttttactaACCCCTCATTTAATGATAGGAGTTTGACATCATAAAATAATCAATTTTCTAATGTCAACACTTTAAGCAGAAGAATTAAGTGCAGAAGCCTACAAAGTCAACAGATGATGAGATGAGCGGTAGAGATCATAAGTTCACAATAACTACTCTCGTGTAACACATTCACCCGAAAGTAAATTTACCCTGTAGCTCACTACCAAATGAAGAGCAATGACAACCACTTGTATAAGCGCCACGTGTCATTGTCAACAACAGATAAAGACGACCCATTCACATTAGCTGTTTAGGGTTTGACTCGGTCGTATCGTAAACCTGTGACCTGTCTCACGCAACGCCAACGGAGACCATTTTTGGCATGAAACAGAACAATTACAAAATGCCCTTATTTTAAGCTAAGGGAAAGGGAAAATTAAatgatttcattttcttttttgctTGAGTTGAGTTCTATCTTTTCTCAACAAAAACCAAGACTGAAATGAAACAGAAATAGCCTCTTGTTTTCTccttctcttctctctctacaaaATTCTCTCTCTCTCGTCCTTTTGCCCTTTAACGCCTTTTAAGCTAATATCTGTCTCTTATGGCATTTCGTTTCTCTTCATTTCCTCCAGgtgctccctctctctctctctctctctctctctctctctctgtgtattCCTTTGTTGGTAGTTTTCTATCTGTTCATGAATTTCCTTTTTATTGTGTTTTTATTTTACAAGTTTaattgaattttagtttttggaTTGGATATGTTATGCGTGTCATGAGAATTCTAAGATTGATCTATACATTAGCTTTCAGCTTTTTTATGTGCTAAAGCTTTGAATTTTTTGTTTATTTGCAGGTTAAGCTCGATTGTTCCTGAATTAGAAATAATACCTTAAATGTCAACATAATAGAGGTGAAGGGTAGGCTTGTCATCTGCTATAATAAACACCAAAAACTGTTGTTCCTGCTGTTTTTATCTTGTTTTCTAATCTTGATTCAAGAGATAAGAGGTGGGCTACCTGAAATTTCTAGCAAGAATATGGGTTACCTCAATTCAGTCCTGTCATCTTCAAACCAGGTTCATGCTGATGATGCGCCAGTCAGCGGTGGTGGTCTCAGGTAAAGCTTTTTAATGGCTTTTTAATCTATGGTTAGATCTCGAAACGTTTTCTTTTGACCCTTTTGTTATTTATCATCATTGGCTTAatcctctaaattttattttacaatatAGATGGTGTGATTTTGTGTAATTGTCAATTATGTTGTGTGTTTTGTCTGTTATATATGCTTTTCGCTTTGCTTGCTTGTTGATTACCATTCGTGCTGTGTCCCATTTTGTGAATTTGTCAAATTATGATGATATTTACTTGCTCTGATTAATACTGTGTTGCTTATGTCAACACCTAATTGGTTTGTTGAGTAATTTAAGTCATTATATTTGTTAGGAAAGGGTCCATCTTAATATGGGTTTATATCTAAAGCTTCACAATCTCATTAATTTTGGTCACTACAGAGAAaggcttttgttttctttttggtTCTTTATTAAGAGCTTCTAATGCAGGAATTCTTAATTTGATTGGTTATGTGGTATGagaatcttttctttttttttttttttaaggaaaactATGAgatataaaaacaaaggaaaaagaaTTGAATACCTGCTGGTATGCCATAGGATCTTAATGTTAATtgtgaaaaataaatattgaaatgCAAGTGAATATGAAGCTCAATATATTGCATATAAAAGGTATACATTATTATGATACTCTGCTCCTGTCAGATGGAAATCTCCCGTGtgtcattttatatattttggGAATGTGCAAAATGAGACAAACAACCTGTAAATCACACTTTTATCGTGTTGGTCATGGAACTTCCTCTTTCGAGATAGTGTGTTAGTTATCCTAGCTCTGTGTTTTGTCAGATTTGAAGTTATTAGATTTGTCGTGTGGATACGTACCAATGTTGCTCTTAGTGGAATGATTTATTATTCTTTTGTTCATCCTTGGACTTGACTTTGCAAATCCAACATGTGGATGGAGGATCTATGTCATGTGGTCTTGAAATGTCATTTTGAACACTTGACTTTTATTACCATTATTGCATTGAAATAAATTATCTATCGTTTTGGAGTGGGTACCTGGTAATAAAACTTTTAGCCTAAAGCTTACTAATGTCATATgcattaaattgaaatatttcGGCAGACATATGTATCTATCACAGAAGTAGTCTTTGTAATATTAAATACTTTGGGTGGTTGGATGCTTCCTAACATAATCATGCGTCTGGCTTTCTAATGTTAAATACTTTGGCTAACTAGGAAGTAGGAATTCTTTGTGTGAAGCAGTACACGACATAATCATGTGGCTGGCTTTCTTCATATTTTCCTTCCAAAGTATGCTTGTTGCCAAAACGCTTAAcacaagtaaaatattaattgtcATTCTTGAGTCAGTTTGATTTATTTTAGTACTTGCCCCTACTTCAGTTTGTTTGATCAAGATTTTGATGTGAAAATTTACTTGTTATATAGTCTTAGGTTAACATCTCAGCTTATTTAATCCTAATAAATGCTTTAAACTAATATACTTGTTTAGTCCTGTCTGAAATAATAAAAAGTTATAGGAAACTAGTCCAATATTTAATTACAACCTTCAATGCAATATGACAACTCATCTTAGATTAACATCTCTCTTCCTTGTCCTTGTCCAGTTTAAGCTCAGCTTTTTTAGTCTCAACATGTTACCCATTGTCTTTATGAAGTTCTCTATTATATGCTTTCTCAAAGTCAGTAGACCATATATGATGATCTATTTGCAATCTTAATATCTTTTTAAGCATTTCATTTGCATGGTTTGTTTTGTTTTGTCTTTCTACTTTCtcagcttttatgattttgattGAACAAGTTTGTCTGCCTACATTGGATAGAGGCGTCAAATTCATTTATCATTGGTTTGAAGAAATTTTGTTTTAGTTTTCAAAGTTCTTTGATTTTTTTGAGCTGACCAGGAACCTATCATTGTCTAGTGTCTCTTTTGAGTTCATGGATTTGTATGATATTAACTTTGACATGTTTGCTGCAACAGTCAGAACGGAAAATTCAGCTATGGATATGCAAGCTCTCCTGGGAAAAGATCTTCCATGGAAGATTTTTATGAGACAAGAATTGATGGTGTTAATGGAGAGATAGTTGGCCTGTTTGGAGTCTTTGATGGTCTCTCTCTCACTACTTTTTGTGTGTGTTGAATATTATCAATAATTATGAAGAGCACAACAAGATTACTTTTGCAGAATATGTATTCATGAAATGCAGATTTGGTGATGGAAAATCCACCAAATGCAGAATGCATTGGTGCTCTGctcatttatttattaattacatGTATCTCTCACTCGTCCCTAATCTTAGTATTTCTTTTTATTGTGGAATAAGTGCTAATGCGTATGTAAAACTGTAGCATGTTGAGTATTATTATATCTTTCCATCTCTAGGCTTTGCAAGTTCTTGGGTTGGTTTCTTTTTGGATTTAAATTGATTATCTTCCTTGATGAACATGCCTTACCCTTACCATAAGTGGTTGTTAGATGACATCATACTATTGATAGATTAGTACATTAGCTGCATTGGCTACCTTTACATTGCTGTAGTATCCAATAGAGGAAAGTTGCAGAAAGGATTTATTCTGATTCAGTTGTTTGACTTCATATCACATCACCATATTTTGGCTGGAATTTTCCCTTAAGTATGTAGGTAGATAATGCAGAAAATATTTGTTATGTTTTCAGGCCATGGAGGTGCACGTGCTGCTGAATATGTGAAACAAAACCTTTTCAGTAATCTGATCAGCCATCCAAAGTTCATCTCTGATACAAGATCAGCTATAGGTTTCAATTCCTAACCATCAATACATTTTAAGTTTTGACAAATTTGTAAATTCTGCGATCAACAATGTAACTTCATTTTATTCTTGAAATTTTCCTTTCCACTGTAGCTGATGCATACAATCACACAGACTCAGAATTTCtgaaatcagaaaataatcagaACAGAGATGCTGGATCAACTGCTTCCACAGCCATTCTTGTTGGTGATCGTTTACTTGTTGCTAATGTTGGAGATTCTAGAGCTGTCATATGCCGAGGTGGCAATGGTGAGATTCAAAAAAATTATTGGTTATAATATTCAGGTTCTGATAGATATGTTTACATATGAGATTATAATACTCAGGTTCTCTTTAATATGTTTACATACTAGATTCTATCAGAATCTAGTATGAGATTATAATACTCAGGTTCTCTTTAATATGTTTACATACTAGATTCACAATTCTCATATTATCTCAAATAATCAGATATGTTAAGGCCTAGGATACAGTGGTTAATAATTAGGAGGtgtacaataaaaattgaaatggtgAGTGAGACAGAATATTAGTCTTGTGATGAAGAGATTGCTTGGTAAAACTGATTGAAAAGCCTGAAGAGATATCTTTGCTTCTTGGCCATTTTCTGGAGACAGAACACTGACAGGATATGTTGGAAGTAGTTGAAGATTATGATGGTTGCCAATATGATATCATTTGGAAATGGGAATTGGAATATATCCACTCAATGAAGTAAGATCATTACATTTTCCCCATGATTACCCAACGTTACTTTTAAAAAAAAGGTATTTTTATACTCCTTTCATCCAAATGTGAAAGGAAAAAGATCatataatttgggtttttatagGAAAGTTCAGAAAATATAGCTTTGCTTTTGAAGCGGATACCAATAAACAAATGCTAGAGGATGGAGTATTAAATAGTTTTTTTAAAGAACTACCATTTGGTGATTTTATAGTTAGACTTCTGTGTCTTTTGAGAACtttgttgaatttttttatatatatattatgttattTAGTTGTTTCACAATTAAGTTGTTAAATTTTCTTGCCATCTTATGCAGCTATTGCTGTTTCTCGAGATCACAAGCCAGACCAAACTGATGAGCGGCAACGAATTGAGGATGCTGGAGGGTTTGTGATGTGGGCAGGCAAGGACTTCAATCTTTCCATTTTATTTGTTTgtgaaaaactttttttttttttttttataagtttcTTACATgcttgataactgaaaatttaataaCAGGAACTTGGAGAGTTGGTGGAGTTCTTGCTGTCTCTCGTGCATTTGGTGATAGGCTCTTGAAGCAGTATGTTGTTGCTGATCCTGAAATTCAGGTCTGATTCTTCTTGTTGAGACCATTTTTGTTTTATGTATATAAATAAGTTGTCAACGTGGGAACATATGCTAATCATATTCAAGGAGCAAGCaagacacaaaaaaaaaaaaaaaagaagaaaaaaaaaagatgaaaagaATTTGGATTGGCATTGTCAGATGATGAACTCCTAAGTTGAGATAGCATAAAAAGATAACTGCCGGTAGCTGCATATTTCTTGGATTTTATGTGTGTATGTGAAAGCATGTAGGCAGGAATGCTAAGCCTGCTATAATTTGGAAAGCTTTTTTTGTTCATTGCTTTAAGTATCATTTCACTTTAGATTTCTCAAGTAATCTTATCTAAAGAAATACTCTAATTACCATGACAGAAGAAAGGTGCTTTAACATGATTGTAGATCAGTAATATAAAAATTGCTTCAGAAATTATTTTTTGCTCTCTTTGCTCCAATTGgaaattttaatgtattttagcCACTgaacctttttctttttttttttttgaaattgcaGGAGGAAAAGATTGACAGCTCGCTTGAGTTTCTTATCCTTGCAAGTGATGGATTATGGGATGTTGTCTCCAATGAGGTTTCCTAATGAGTTTTCATACCATGGGGGATTTTGTCTTAGAATACGACTTTGTTTGCATTAAACTCAATTGAAGACAGAATGGGCAGTTCATTGTTGCCTGCTTATCTGATGCTGTATCTTTTTCTCAGGAAGCTGTTGAAATGACCAAGCCAATTGAGGACCCAGAGCAGGCAGCAAAGAGGTTATTGCAGGAGGCATACCAGAGAGGCAGTGCAGACAATATTACCTGTGTTGTTGTCCGCTTCTTGGTCAATCAAGGTGCTACTTCTCATGGTACCATCGGTGTTACTTCTGTGTGAGCATGCAGTACTGTTGCTGTGCTAAGGGTTTAGTTTTGCAGCTAATGGTAGAATTGTGAGGTGGATAGCTAGTCAGGGAAGCACAACAGTGGCATCCTTTGGTGCTAGGATAGAAAGGTGGACAAACTCAATAGGCTGTTAATGAGTATGACATTACACATTTCAGCCTCTAGAATAGAACCATATGAGTCTAGTTTATATACTTGGGTCTTGAATTAGCTAGAAATGTGCACTTATTAATCTGTAAACTGTAAAGAGTCTGGAAACTTATCTGTGTGTTGTAATTTGTAAATGTGATTTAAACTTACTTTTGTTGCTTTTGTTCggtacttttcctttcttcttgtaGCAGCTAATCCCTTCAATGTTGGCTCAGTTgtgcattcaaacaaattttcaatcAGGATTTTGACCAATGGCATCACAGATTTTTCAGAGCCCTGGAGGCTTATTCCTGGTAATATCTGTAGATCTCAACAAGAAAGGCAAAATCAAATACGGGGCACCGTTGCCTTTGTTTCCATTCCATTGCCTGCCACCAACTAAGCAATCAGTCAGTGTCTATGAAGGCGCAACAcaaaagccttttttttttttggtaaacaAAAATTTGGGATAGGAGGGATATTACCATTTGAAGATTTATAGTAGATTTTCTATTGCTCACTTATGAGGAATTTCAACAAGGGTCAGTAAGATTCAAATTCAAAATAAGATACATCAAGAGCCGGATTCTTAACTTTTAGTTTATCCTTAAGGCTTATCCTTCAATTCATTGGCACTCAAAAATTACTAGAAAAATCAATCAATGACACTATTCAATACAATGAGCTCTAAGTTTAAGTTCACAATCGaagctaaataaaataaaaaaacaataaaaagatcCGGTTTAATTAGTGATAACCGAAAAGAGAGAATTTTTGTAAAGTCATAAAATTTTGATAGAAGTAATTTTCAAAACTGTTGACTCGGATTAgaacaataaattaaaaagatactaggaaagaaaaagagataaTTCACTAGATGAGGAAAGATATTCCAAAAAGCAAGTTTAATAACGACTAACTGCAATAATTGAGCATGAAATGGCCCAGAAAACATGAATTAGAGAGGGAACTCAGAAGTCAGAAAAGTAAAGCAAGGTCGGCAAGGCAAATTTTGCCATTACGCACGACAAGCGAACAATATTTTATCATCATGGTCCTCCTCTCTTAATAACCCATTGCCCAGGAATTTGTTTGGTTGGAAAGAAAGGACTACAGACAAAGGAAGAACAAACTAACCAAACTCTTATCATGAAGTAACCATGGAATGATCCCAACAGGAGGGGATTGGAGAACATGAATACCCAAGGGAAAGGACTCGGCATTGAGAAGCAAAGCTAATCAGCCGAGAAATTGGCCTCTCTGAACACATGCTTAAAACTACGCAAGAGCTGCTGGATTTACCACACCAAAGACACACAACTGCCAATTGGATTTGTAGACTTTGAAATCATAGCTACTTGTTTTTTAAGCTATGATTTAACAATATTGAtggtattaaaaataatttaaaattaaatttaaacattttttaaacTATTATTATATCCAAGTAACTAAGGGCATGGCACATAATTTCAGCCAAGCACTGGAATAGGAAGGGCCAAATCCTACAACAATTTATAAGAGCTAGCTTTTGGACTTCTATGCCTTGCTCATcaagggctttttttttttttaattaattaattttacgaAGAACAATTTCCTCTGTTGATGGTTTCAGTTGAATTctctttaatttgacttatataaatatgaaattttattttttataattataaaaaatattaaattcaagTGTTTCAACTTTCTAATATTTTTCCACACCAATAATCATCCAGCTTCTGATGCGGGTCCGATAACCaggaaaattaaatcaaacaaaacTCATTACTCCATAAAACTTCTACAAAGTCGACGGTCAATAATCCATCGATCAAACACCTTCACCTACTTTCTATACGCTACTTCAGCACCACTAACAACAACAACTGCAACTTGCGACAGGAGGAGGAAAGGATGGATTTTTAGAAGGAAGGAACGACGCCGAATCCGTAGATACTACTTCGATCAACTTCAACTTCAACTTCAATATCGGATCGTTTCGCGAATCTTCCTTTGATTCTCGGTCTCGTCTCTGCATAAGCTTTTCGCGATGCGTATCTAATTGTCTTCTGGAACTTTCGGTTCTTTCTCTTTTCTCTGTACCTTAACACCCTTGCTTCCCTGTCCACTGCCGATAGCTGAACCGTTTGATTTGTTGACTCCATGCTATCTGGCACTACTCCGACGTCCAGAGACGAGGATGATACCTGAGGTTGCATGCACTCGATCAGAACTTCCTTAATTCCAGATTATTAATCGCTAATTTCGATTAATTAATTGTGATTAGAAAACTTACACTGTGGCTCAAGCACTGTGTGTTGTAGCCGTTGGCAAACGGTTTGGATCCAGTGAAATCGAAATCAAAGCAGAGATCGTTCACTAATCGAGCTTGAACGCTCTTGCTTTGCACAGGCACAACGCCATCCGTGCCGGAGCCGTTCTGCTCCTGTTCTTCGAGTTTGGGATCCACCGGAGGGGCATAATCCAGATTCAAATAGGGGTCCATATCCGAGAACACATATGAACCTGTAATTAGACCCGCACTCTCCATCACTTTCGGGTTGGGAGGATTTGGAAGAAGCCACGAGGCTGTCTCCGCTTCCTCCCTGTTGACATCGGCGTCTCCATCCACGTCAGACAGGTAACAGTCATCAAGGAAGTTTACAGCGTTAGGCTTAACGGCAGGAGCCGAGCCAACCGATTCGTAGAACGGCGTAACAGGAACTCGCTCGTGTCGGCGAGCCAGTGGATTGGCGCAGTGAATGTCACGATCGCACGTGACGCAGAGGGCTGCAGCGTCGGCCTTGCAAGTCACATGAGCCGGCGCTTGCTCGCACACCTCACAAACCCACACACGAGCGTGCCGCGAGGCAAGCTTGTTGGC belongs to Hevea brasiliensis isolate MT/VB/25A 57/8 chromosome 4, ASM3005281v1, whole genome shotgun sequence and includes:
- the LOC110657354 gene encoding probable protein phosphatase 2C 59 translates to MGYLNSVLSSSNQVHADDAPVSGGGLSQNGKFSYGYASSPGKRSSMEDFYETRIDGVNGEIVGLFGVFDGHGGARAAEYVKQNLFSNLISHPKFISDTRSAIADAYNHTDSEFLKSENNQNRDAGSTASTAILVGDRLLVANVGDSRAVICRGGNAIAVSRDHKPDQTDERQRIEDAGGFVMWAGTWRVGGVLAVSRAFGDRLLKQYVVADPEIQEEKIDSSLEFLILASDGLWDVVSNEEAVEMTKPIEDPEQAAKRLLQEAYQRGSADNITCVVVRFLVNQGATSHGTIGVTSV
- the LOC110657353 gene encoding zinc finger protein CONSTANS-LIKE 4; its protein translation is MAYKLCDSCKSATATLFCRADSAFLCINCDSKVHAANKLASRHARVWVCEVCEQAPAHVTCKADAAALCVTCDRDIHCANPLARRHERVPVTPFYESVGSAPAVKPNAVNFLDDCYLSDVDGDADVNREEAETASWLLPNPPNPKVMESAGLITGSYVFSDMDPYLNLDYAPPVDPKLEEQEQNGSGTDGVVPVQSKSVQARLVNDLCFDFDFTGSKPFANGYNTQCLSHSVSSSSLDVGVVPDSMESTNQTVQLSAVDREARVLRYREKRKNRKFQKTIRYASRKAYAETRPRIKGRFAKRSDIEVEVEVDRSSIYGFGVVPSF